AAAAAATCGGGAATCATTATACGTATACCTATTTCAGATATAAGAGTTATGGGTAGAACAACTCAAGGCGTTCGATTAATTAATTTAAAAAAAAATGATGCCATAGCTGATGTTGCAAAAGTTTATAAACCTATTATGGGGTTTCATTAAAATCATGTAAAATATTAACACATTCTGAAATGTAAAAATCCTTTATCAAGTTTTTTTGCCATTCTTCTTCTTCTTCTTTTTTTTCTTTATTGATAATAATTTGATAATAAGGAGGAAAATATCGTAATCCATATATATGAAAATAATTTTTTAGTTTTTGAAATTTTTTATTTTTTTCTTTTATTTTTTTATTTTCATAATAAAATTTTTTCCAGTTTAAGGAAAATTTTTTAATTTCTAAAAATTTATTTTCTAATAATTGTATTTTTTTATAAATATTCATTAAATTATTTTTTTTATTCAAACGTTGAATACTTTTTATTTTTATTTTTTCTAAATTTTTTTTCTTATTCCAATAAGAATATAAAATTGGGTCTATAGAATCCCATTTCATAGAATTTTTTTGATTTTTTTCCATTAATTTTAACGAAATATTACTTAAATTACTAGGCATTACTATATCTGAATGAACTCCTTTTAATTGGGTAGAACTTCCATTAACACGATAAAATTTATTGATGGTAAATTTTAAAGCACCTAATTCTTTATTAGTTAATAAAAATTGATTTAGTGGATAAATAGTTTGTACTGTTCCTTTTCCATATGTTTGATAACTTCCCACGATAATTCCTCTTTTATAATCAGATATAGCTGCAGCGAAAATTTCAGAAGCAGATGCGGATAATTCATTAACAAGAACTACAAGTGGCCCTTCCCACAATATTTTTTCCTTATCATTTTTTAATATCTTTTTTTTCTTATTATATTTACCACCTATTTGTACTACTGGAACTTTTCCTAAGAAAAAACCTGTAATTTCTATTACAGTATCTAAAGATCCACCCCCATTATTTCTTATATCTAAAATAAGACCTTTTATATTTTCTTTTTTTAATTTATTAATAATTTTTTTGATATCTTTAGCGGCATTTCTTCCATTTTTATTTTCAGGATTAAAATAAAATTCAGGTAAATAGATAATACCATATTTATTTTTATTTTTATCTAAAATAATAACACTTTTTGCAAAAATTTCTTTTTTTTCTATAATATCTCGTATTAATAATACTTCTTCTATAAATCCATTTTTTTTTTGAATAGTAAGTTTAACTTTACTTCCTTTTTTTCCTCTTATTAAACGAATAGAATTTTCCAATAACATTCCCACTATATTTTGAGATTCTGAATTTATATCTTTTGCTACTCGTATAATTTTATCTCCTATTTCTATTTTTTTACTTTTCCATGCTGGTCCACCAAAAATAATATTTACAACTGTAGGATATCCTTTGTAATCTTGTAATTCAGCTCCTATTCCTTCTATTTGACCAGATATATTTAAATCAAAAATTTCTTTTTCTTTAGGAGATAAATAACTAGTATGAGGATCATATTGAGAAGTAATAATATTTACATAAATAGAAAACCAATCAAATTCTTTTTTCATTTTTAATTTTCTTAAATATTCTTGAATATATTCTTGCACTTTTTTCCTTGAAATTTTTTCTTCGTTCAAAAATGCATTTTTCCAAATTTTTTGTTTTGAAATATTTAATTTTTTTTGGTTAATAGAATCTATTATTTCTAATAATGTTAAATATTTTAAATATTTTCTCCATTTTATAATCCATTCTATATTATTTTTTGAATAAAAAATATTTTTTTTTCCAATAAAAAACATTTCTTTTTGATTAAAATCAAAAGGTTTTTTCAAAATTTTAAAACATATAGATTCCACGTCTTTTATTCTTTGATAAAAACGTTTCATAACAATATTGAAAAATGTAGGATCTCCATGAATCCAAAAATCATCTATTTTATTTTTATAAAAAGACAAATCTTCTATATCTTTTTGTAAAAAAAATCGTTTTTGATTATCTAATTTTTCAAAATATTGATTATATACTTTTTGTGAAAAATTATTATCAATAGAAATAGGATTTGGATGTAGAAAATGAAGTGTTTTATATATTGTTTTAAGGATTAAACGATGTTTTTCTTGTTCTCCATTAGAAGAACAAAAACTTAATAGAAAAATAAAAAGAAAACCAATTATTATATACTTAACTTTCTTAAATTTTTTTATTTTAGAATTCAAAACTCTATTTTTTTTTTAAACATAAGTATAAATAACTTTTTTTTATGAAAAAAAAAAATGAAAAAAAAACCAATTATTTTAGTAACCAATGATGATGGTATTATAGCTCCAGGTATTAGAACCCTTATTAAGGTTATTAATCCTTTAGGAGATGTTTATGTTGTTGCTCCAAATAAACCTCAATCTGGAGTAGGACATGCAATAACTATGGATTCTATATTGTATTGTGATTCGGTAAAAATTGATAACGGAATTCAAAAAGAATGGGAATGTTCAGGAACTCCGGTAGATTGTGTTAAATTAGCTATTAATAAAATTCTTCCAAGAAAACCTGATATTTGTGTATCAGGAATTAACCATGGATCAAATTCTTCTATAAATATTATGTATTCTGGGACAGTTTCCGCTATTATTGAAGCTGGAATAGAGGGGATACCATCTATAGGATTTTCTCTTTTAGATTTTAATTGGAATGCTGATTTTGAGCCTTCAAAAAAATATGTTTATCAAATTGTAAAAAAAATACTTTATAATCCTATTCCAGAAAAAATAATTAGTTTAAATGTGAATATTCCAAAATTGAAAAAAGAACAAATAAAAGGAATTAAAATATGTAGACAAGCTAAATCTAAATGGAAAGAAAGTTTTGATAAAAGATCAAATCCAAAAGGAAGAACTTATTATTGGTTAGTTGGAGATTTTATCAATTTTGATAAAAATATAGATACAGATGAATGGGCACTAAAAAATGGATATATATCTATAGTTCCTATTCAATTTGATTTAACAAATTATCCTATATTAAATATTTTAAAATATTGGAGTTTTGTATTTTTTATTTTAGATTCATTTATTAATTTTTAATATATTAAAATATAGATATTGTGTCATATTCTTTAGAAGAATCTTTAAATCCAAATAAAATTGAAGATTTTGTTGGACAACATGATATATTAGAAAATTTAAAAATTTTTATTCAAGCTGCTAAAAAAAGAAAAGATTCCTTAGATCATATTTTATTTCATGGACCTCCAGGATTAGGAAAAACAACACTTGCTTATATTGTAGCTAATGAATTATGTGTGAATATAACTGTGACTTCAGGATCTATTTTAGATAAACCAGGAGATTTAGCGGGATTATTAATTCATTTAAAAGTAAATGATGTCATTTTTATTGATGAAATTCATAGACTTTCTCCAATAGTTGAAGAATATTTGTATTCAGCTATGGAAAATTACAAAATAGATATTATTATAGATTCTGGATCTAAGGCAAAATCAGTACAGATAGATTTATCTCCTTTTACTTTAATAGGTGCAACAACGAGATCTGGGTTACTTACAGCTCCTATGCGTTCTAGATTTGGTATTAATTTTCGTTTTAATTATTATGAAAATAAATTTTTAAAAAAAATTGTAAATAGAAGTGCAAAATTATTAAATATTCCAATTACAGAAGAAGCTTCTAATGAAATAGCAAATAGAAGTCGTGGAACTCCACGTATAGCTAATGCTTTACTTCGTCGTATTCGTGATTTTGCACAAATAAAAGGAAATGGAACTATTGATATCAATATATGCAATTTAGGATTACAATCTCTTAATGTAGATAAAAATGGATTAGATGAAATGGATAATAAAATTCTTCTATCTATTATAAATACTTTTCAAGGTGGTCCTGTAGGAATTAATACTATAGCAACAGCTGTTAGTGAAAATTCAGATACAATAGAAGAAGTTTATGAACCTTTTCTTATTAAAGAAGGATATTTAATTAGAACACCAAGAGGTAGAAAAGTTACAAAATTGGCATATAAACATTTAAAAAGATATTTAAAAAAAAAATAAACTGAAATATTTTTTATTTATCTATTTATAAAAATTAACTTTGTTAAAGTATAAAAAATAAAAATCATGCCTTCAAATGTTATTGTTGGGCTCCAATGGGGTGACGAGGGAAAAGGAAAAATTACAGATTTACTTTCTAAAAATTCAGATTATGTAATCCGTTATCAGGGAGGTAATAATTCTGGTCATTCAATTCATGTTAAAAGTAGTCGTTTTATTCTTCATTTAATTCCTTCTGGAGTAATTTATTCTAATGTAAAATGCATTATTGGACCGGGTGTAGTTATTGATCCTAAATCTTTTATTAAAGAAATACAAGATTTAGAATTAATGAATATTAATACATCAAAAGTTTTTTTATCAAAAAGAGCACATATAACTATGCCTTATCATCGTTTATTAGATCAATATAAAGAAGAAATATTAAAAAATAAATCTATTGGTACAACACATCGTGGAATAGGTCCTACTTATGAAGATAAAACAGCACGTATGGGGATACGTGCATTAGATTTATTAAATCTAAAAAATTTTTATAAAAAATTAAAATATAATATAAATTTTAAAAATAAAATTATTACGAAAATTTATAAAAAAGAACCTATTGTTTTTAAACTTATTTATGAAGAATATGTAGAATATGCAAAAGCTATTTCAAATCGGATAATTGATGCCGTTTATGAAATACATGATGCTTTTTATAATAAAAAAAAAATTTTATTTGAAGGAGCTCAAGCTTTATTATTAGATATTGATTATGGAACATATCCATATGTAACAACTTCTTTTACCTCTACAGGAGGTGTATGTATAGGTACCGGAATTCCTCCTCATTTTTTAGAAAATTTTATAGGAATAGCAAAAG
The sequence above is a segment of the Blattabacterium cuenoti genome. Coding sequences within it:
- a CDS encoding adenylosuccinate synthase, coding for MPSNVIVGLQWGDEGKGKITDLLSKNSDYVIRYQGGNNSGHSIHVKSSRFILHLIPSGVIYSNVKCIIGPGVVIDPKSFIKEIQDLELMNINTSKVFLSKRAHITMPYHRLLDQYKEEILKNKSIGTTHRGIGPTYEDKTARMGIRALDLLNLKNFYKKLKYNINFKNKIITKIYKKEPIVFKLIYEEYVEYAKAISNRIIDAVYEIHDAFYNKKKILFEGAQALLLDIDYGTYPYVTTSFTSTGGVCIGTGIPPHFLENFIGIAKAYCTRVGFGPFPTEINNDINNIIRKKGNEYGSTTNRPRRCGWLDLIALKYSCMINGIHFLIITKLDVLSELEIIKVGIKYKYNGKIIKYFPANIEEKDIEVIYIDFPGWEKDISHINKYENLPKNCKKYIKFIEDYLNIEILLISVGSEREQNIIKNKYSFFKIFS
- the surE gene encoding 5'/3'-nucleotidase SurE, translated to MKKKPIILVTNDDGIIAPGIRTLIKVINPLGDVYVVAPNKPQSGVGHAITMDSILYCDSVKIDNGIQKEWECSGTPVDCVKLAINKILPRKPDICVSGINHGSNSSINIMYSGTVSAIIEAGIEGIPSIGFSLLDFNWNADFEPSKKYVYQIVKKILYNPIPEKIISLNVNIPKLKKEQIKGIKICRQAKSKWKESFDKRSNPKGRTYYWLVGDFINFDKNIDTDEWALKNGYISIVPIQFDLTNYPILNILKYWSFVFFILDSFINF
- a CDS encoding carboxy terminal-processing peptidase, with the protein product MNSKIKKFKKVKYIIIGFLFIFLLSFCSSNGEQEKHRLILKTIYKTLHFLHPNPISIDNNFSQKVYNQYFEKLDNQKRFFLQKDIEDLSFYKNKIDDFWIHGDPTFFNIVMKRFYQRIKDVESICFKILKKPFDFNQKEMFFIGKKNIFYSKNNIEWIIKWRKYLKYLTLLEIIDSINQKKLNISKQKIWKNAFLNEEKISRKKVQEYIQEYLRKLKMKKEFDWFSIYVNIITSQYDPHTSYLSPKEKEIFDLNISGQIEGIGAELQDYKGYPTVVNIIFGGPAWKSKKIEIGDKIIRVAKDINSESQNIVGMLLENSIRLIRGKKGSKVKLTIQKKNGFIEEVLLIRDIIEKKEIFAKSVIILDKNKNKYGIIYLPEFYFNPENKNGRNAAKDIKKIINKLKKENIKGLILDIRNNGGGSLDTVIEITGFFLGKVPVVQIGGKYNKKKKILKNDKEKILWEGPLVVLVNELSASASEIFAAAISDYKRGIIVGSYQTYGKGTVQTIYPLNQFLLTNKELGALKFTINKFYRVNGSSTQLKGVHSDIVMPSNLSNISLKLMEKNQKNSMKWDSIDPILYSYWNKKKNLEKIKIKSIQRLNKKNNLMNIYKKIQLLENKFLEIKKFSLNWKKFYYENKKIKEKNKKFQKLKNYFHIYGLRYFPPYYQIIINKEKKEEEEEWQKNLIKDFYISECVNILHDFNETP
- the ruvB gene encoding Holliday junction branch migration DNA helicase RuvB, which gives rise to MSYSLEESLNPNKIEDFVGQHDILENLKIFIQAAKKRKDSLDHILFHGPPGLGKTTLAYIVANELCVNITVTSGSILDKPGDLAGLLIHLKVNDVIFIDEIHRLSPIVEEYLYSAMENYKIDIIIDSGSKAKSVQIDLSPFTLIGATTRSGLLTAPMRSRFGINFRFNYYENKFLKKIVNRSAKLLNIPITEEASNEIANRSRGTPRIANALLRRIRDFAQIKGNGTIDINICNLGLQSLNVDKNGLDEMDNKILLSIINTFQGGPVGINTIATAVSENSDTIEEVYEPFLIKEGYLIRTPRGRKVTKLAYKHLKRYLKKK